One Cytophagales bacterium genomic window carries:
- a CDS encoding CvpA family protein, with protein sequence MKFLDIILLIPLLWGAYRGYKKGLLLEIVAIFALVLGVIGGFKLLHWGIHTLTNFIGDYHKLIPILAFILIFISIVILVNILGKALKKVLDYTLLGSLDNFSGALVGLIKWAFGLSIILWLVQLAGIVFPEDATTGTFLFPFMVNLAPMIIAWFALFLPFIQDLMDSIKDLLQI encoded by the coding sequence TTGAAGTTTCTTGATATAATTTTGCTGATTCCCTTACTATGGGGCGCCTACAGAGGTTATAAAAAAGGTCTGTTGCTGGAAATTGTAGCTATATTCGCATTAGTTCTGGGAGTTATTGGTGGATTTAAATTGTTACACTGGGGGATCCATACACTCACAAATTTTATTGGAGATTATCATAAGTTGATACCTATACTTGCCTTTATACTAATATTTATTTCTATCGTAATATTGGTAAATATTTTAGGAAAGGCCTTGAAAAAGGTTTTAGATTATACTTTACTTGGAAGTCTCGACAATTTTTCCGGGGCTTTGGTAGGCCTGATAAAATGGGCATTTGGTTTAAGCATTATCTTATGGCTGGTCCAACTGGCAGGAATAGTTTTTCCGGAGGATGCAACAACAGGTACTTTTTTATTTCCTTTTATGGTAAATTTAGCCCCGATGATAATTGCCTGGTTTGCGCTGTTTTTGCCTTTTATACAGGATTTGATGGATTCAATTAAGGATTTATTACAAATATAA
- a CDS encoding GatB/YqeY domain-containing protein, with protein sequence MNLKEQIDADIKKAMLSKDRVALLALRSVKSLILIAETEKGSGGELSKDAELKLLMKAVKQRKESAEIYASQSRKDLEGVELAELKIIEKYLPAQLSDNELTDKLKEIIKKIGASAPSDMGKVMGIATKELAGQADGKVIADLVKKLLVFYH encoded by the coding sequence ATGAACTTAAAAGAACAAATTGATGCTGATATCAAAAAAGCGATGCTATCCAAAGATCGGGTTGCTTTGCTCGCTTTAAGAAGCGTTAAATCACTGATATTAATAGCCGAAACTGAAAAGGGTTCCGGGGGTGAATTATCCAAAGATGCTGAATTAAAGCTCTTGATGAAAGCAGTAAAGCAGCGAAAAGAATCTGCCGAAATTTATGCATCACAAAGTAGAAAAGATCTTGAAGGAGTTGAATTAGCAGAGTTGAAAATAATTGAAAAATATTTGCCGGCACAGCTATCTGATAATGAGCTTACCGATAAATTAAAAGAGATCATAAAAAAGATTGGGGCATCGGCTCCTTCGGATATGGGTAAAGTAATGGGGATTGCCACGAAGGAATTAGCAGGCCAGGCAGATGGAAAAGTTATTGCTGATTTGGTTAAAAAGCTATTAGTATTTTATCATTAG
- a CDS encoding tetratricopeptide repeat protein produces MQHQKKMNKITLTFLLLVVAFYAFSQKSAKDYYKSGLKKHKSGNYKAALIDLNKAIKLFSNYDKAYNRRGLAKYELEDYEGAIQDFDKAIELKPEIVERYYNRGKAKVGFKKYLGAIDDYNKAIDLNPEYHEAFYERGIAKYESGLYNEAIKDCNKAIELKIFDPGYSGPLLLSGSDINDNLEDYIGAIQHNKKVILNHIFARPWYNSVVSKKYLQDTIGVIEVCNKAIASNPDDFEAYYNRGLVKADSQDYNGAIQDYNTVLAIEPDYLDAYHSRALARYELRDYNAAIWDFNLAIQMDSALDEGYYNRALAKAYLQDYSGSIKDNNMMLMLNPGFALAFYNRGLSKKYLQDHRGAIQDFDKAIKLKSDYTKAYLYRGFSKVDLQDYNGAIDDFSKAIKLNPDDANLYNNRGQAKYKLKDYKGATQDHDKAIALNPDDAMAYFYKGLIKYESGNFEEAIQDYDKAIDLKPDLVNAYKNRGIAKSRSGFYKEAMPDFDKEIELNPDGVGGYYNRGLTKEVLRDHKGAIKDYSKAIKLNSEYYQCWYNRGVAKSHQKDYSGAIKDFNKAIELKPGFAKAYLNGGIAKGKTADYKGAIKDLNKAIELNPGNAEAYFFRGVVKDELRDYRGSIQDYSKTINLNPDYGLAYYNRGKAKSELGQYKGAVKDYNKAIEMKPDLSLAYLIRAATKYESGDKDGACLDWSKAGELGIFEAYDFIKKYCK; encoded by the coding sequence ATGCAGCATCAAAAAAAAATGAACAAAATCACACTTACATTTCTTCTACTCGTGGTTGCTTTTTATGCTTTTTCCCAAAAGTCAGCAAAAGATTATTATAAGAGCGGTCTTAAAAAACATAAATCCGGTAATTATAAAGCAGCGCTAATAGATCTGAATAAAGCTATTAAGCTTTTTTCTAATTATGATAAGGCCTATAATAGAAGGGGGCTTGCTAAATATGAATTAGAGGATTATGAAGGCGCAATACAGGATTTTGATAAGGCCATCGAATTGAAACCAGAAATAGTTGAGCGCTATTATAACAGGGGTAAGGCTAAAGTCGGCTTTAAAAAATATCTGGGAGCAATAGACGATTACAATAAAGCAATTGACTTAAACCCTGAGTATCATGAAGCTTTTTATGAAAGAGGGATCGCCAAATATGAGTCTGGCCTTTACAATGAAGCAATAAAGGATTGTAATAAAGCAATTGAGCTAAAAATTTTTGATCCCGGGTATTCGGGACCCCTGCTTTTAAGTGGGAGTGATATTAATGATAATTTAGAAGATTACATTGGAGCTATACAGCATAATAAAAAGGTTATATTAAACCATATTTTTGCCAGGCCATGGTATAACAGTGTTGTTTCCAAAAAATACTTACAAGACACTATCGGAGTAATAGAAGTTTGCAATAAGGCAATAGCGTCAAATCCTGACGATTTTGAAGCTTATTATAACAGAGGCCTTGTAAAAGCTGATTCACAGGATTACAATGGAGCAATACAGGATTATAATACTGTTCTGGCTATAGAACCTGATTATCTTGATGCTTATCATAGCAGAGCTCTTGCCAGATATGAGTTGAGAGATTATAATGCAGCAATATGGGATTTTAATTTGGCAATCCAGATGGACTCTGCTTTGGATGAGGGTTATTATAACAGGGCGCTTGCAAAAGCTTATTTGCAGGATTATAGTGGTTCCATCAAGGATAATAATATGATGCTTATGCTGAATCCAGGTTTTGCTTTAGCTTTTTATAACAGGGGACTTTCTAAAAAATATTTACAAGACCATAGAGGCGCAATACAGGATTTCGATAAAGCAATAAAACTAAAATCAGATTATACCAAAGCTTATTTATACAGAGGCTTCAGTAAAGTAGATCTGCAAGATTACAACGGGGCAATAGATGATTTCAGTAAAGCGATAAAGTTGAATCCTGACGATGCAAATCTTTATAATAACAGGGGCCAGGCAAAATATAAATTAAAGGATTACAAAGGTGCAACCCAGGACCACGATAAGGCAATAGCGTTAAATCCTGATGATGCTATGGCGTATTTTTACAAAGGACTTATTAAATATGAATCAGGCAATTTCGAAGAAGCTATACAGGATTACGACAAGGCAATTGATCTGAAACCAGACCTTGTCAATGCTTATAAAAACAGGGGTATTGCTAAAAGCAGATCAGGGTTTTATAAAGAAGCAATGCCTGATTTCGATAAGGAGATAGAATTAAATCCTGACGGGGTCGGTGGATATTACAATAGAGGGCTCACGAAAGAAGTATTAAGAGATCATAAAGGAGCAATAAAGGATTACAGTAAAGCGATAAAATTAAACAGTGAATATTATCAGTGCTGGTATAACAGAGGTGTTGCTAAAAGTCATCAAAAAGATTATTCAGGGGCAATAAAAGATTTCAATAAAGCGATTGAATTAAAACCCGGTTTTGCTAAAGCCTATCTGAACGGAGGTATTGCTAAAGGTAAAACAGCAGATTATAAAGGCGCAATTAAGGATCTCAATAAAGCGATAGAATTAAATCCTGGCAATGCAGAGGCATATTTTTTCAGGGGTGTTGTAAAAGATGAATTAAGAGATTATAGAGGATCAATACAGGATTACAGCAAGACGATCAATTTAAATCCGGATTATGGTTTGGCTTATTATAACAGGGGTAAAGCTAAAAGTGAATTAGGACAATATAAAGGAGCTGTAAAGGATTATAATAAGGCGATTGAAATGAAACCTGATCTTTCTTTGGCTTATCTTATCAGAGCCGCCACTAAATATGAATCCGGAGATAAAGATGGCGCCTGCTTAGATTGGAGTAAAGCCGGTGAACTTGGTATTTTTGAGGCATATGATTTTATTAAGAAATATTGTAAATGA
- a CDS encoding HEPN domain-containing protein → MLIEKILIDVKKAVTKLYGERLSKLILYGSQARGEATEYSDIDLLIVLKGRMNEKKETNRRDIIYDLILKYNEEISGFVVSENQYKTNNMPFYLNVRNDGIDLLKSGEILTPQKMKKIYYERKLKNNGKPFHENFRPMKFKKEIKILIDKSKREFSDAELLFKNESYEGSVSRCYYSIFHAAQAALLTNNIDPFGFQHKTIVSKFGELFIKTGIFPKDMSKYFIDTKDKREEADYDSVVGFISKEEAATKIENGKEFNQTIENYIQKEMKKEKNKKRGMEM, encoded by the coding sequence ATGTTAATAGAAAAAATACTTATAGACGTCAAAAAAGCAGTAACAAAGCTCTACGGTGAACGTTTGAGCAAGTTGATATTGTACGGTTCCCAGGCAAGGGGGGAGGCAACGGAATATTCGGATATTGATCTTTTGATCGTTTTAAAAGGCAGGATGAATGAAAAAAAAGAGACTAATAGAAGAGATATAATTTATGACCTTATATTAAAATATAATGAAGAGATCTCAGGGTTTGTGGTATCTGAAAATCAATATAAAACGAACAACATGCCTTTTTATTTAAATGTTCGTAATGATGGTATTGATTTATTAAAATCCGGTGAAATATTAACGCCACAAAAAATGAAAAAAATTTATTACGAAAGAAAACTTAAAAATAACGGAAAACCATTCCATGAAAATTTTAGACCTATGAAATTTAAAAAGGAAATAAAAATATTAATTGACAAATCAAAAAGGGAATTTAGTGACGCAGAATTACTTTTCAAAAATGAAAGTTATGAAGGTTCAGTTTCGCGCTGCTATTATTCTATATTTCACGCTGCACAGGCAGCTCTTTTAACAAATAATATAGATCCATTTGGCTTTCAACATAAAACTATTGTTTCAAAGTTCGGAGAGCTTTTTATTAAAACTGGTATTTTTCCAAAAGATATGAGCAAATATTTTATAGATACAAAAGATAAAAGAGAAGAAGCAGACTATGATTCTGTCGTTGGATTTATTTCCAAAGAAGAAGCTGCCACAAAGATAGAAAATGGTAAAGAGTTTAATCAAACCATAGAAAATTATATCCAAAAAGAAATGAAAAAAGAGAAAAATAAAAAAAGAGGGATGGAAATGTAA
- a CDS encoding galactose oxidase, translated as MKKFRDFIAYNCFMICIAIAGGLGIFIFYGCKKDEDKSKPNEAGLGVWVQKADLGDIDTLCSDTTLSICPDTLIISIDTTTTPRSSAVGFSIGSKGYIGTGQYFISGTLVNYKDFWEYDPGANLWTQKADFGGSARYAAVGFSIGSKGYIGTGSGNDKDFWEYDTTSNTWTKKADFGGTARYYAVGFSIGSIGYIGTGWNNSYLKDFWEYDPNTDTWTKKADFGGIARAKAVGFSIGSKGYVGTGYDGNNPLKDFWEYDPGTDLWTKKDDFESTARLGAVGFSIGSKGYIGTGGEIGGASKKDFWEYDPAADIIGGTPWTKKTNFGGTARSSPVGFSIGSKGYIGTGSRSDGTFIKDFWEYTP; from the coding sequence ATGAAAAAGTTTAGGGATTTTATAGCTTACAATTGCTTTATGATTTGTATAGCAATTGCGGGTGGTTTGGGAATATTTATTTTTTATGGATGCAAAAAAGATGAGGATAAATCTAAACCAAACGAAGCAGGTTTAGGTGTATGGGTACAAAAAGCCGACTTAGGTGATATTGATACCCTATGTTCCGATACTACTTTGTCTATCTGCCCTGATACCCTAATTATCTCAATAGACACTACTACCACACCGAGAAGTTCTGCTGTGGGTTTTTCCATCGGCTCCAAAGGATATATCGGAACAGGGCAATATTTCATTTCGGGAACATTAGTTAACTATAAAGACTTCTGGGAATACGACCCCGGCGCCAATCTCTGGACGCAGAAAGCCGACTTTGGCGGCAGTGCAAGATATGCTGCTGTGGGCTTTTCCATCGGCTCCAAAGGGTATATCGGAACAGGATCTGGTAACGATAAAGACTTCTGGGAATATGACACTACCAGCAATACCTGGACGAAAAAAGCCGACTTTGGCGGTACAGCAAGATACTATGCTGTGGGCTTTTCCATCGGCTCAATAGGGTATATCGGAACAGGATGGAATAATAGCTATCTAAAAGACTTCTGGGAATATGACCCCAACACCGATACCTGGACGAAAAAAGCTGACTTTGGCGGTATAGCAAGAGCTAAAGCTGTGGGTTTTTCCATCGGCTCCAAAGGGTATGTCGGAACAGGATATGATGGTAACAACCCTCTAAAAGACTTTTGGGAATACGATCCCGGCACCGATCTCTGGACGAAAAAAGACGACTTTGAAAGTACGGCAAGATTAGGCGCTGTGGGTTTTTCCATCGGCTCCAAAGGGTATATCGGAACAGGAGGAGAAATTGGTGGCGCTAGTAAAAAAGACTTCTGGGAATACGACCCTGCAGCTGATATTATAGGGGGCACACCCTGGACGAAAAAAACCAACTTTGGCGGTACAGCCAGATCAAGTCCTGTGGGCTTTTCCATCGGCTCCAAAGGTTATATTGGAACAGGGTCAAGGAGTGATGGTACCTTTATAAAAGATTTTTGGGAATATACGCCTTAA
- a CDS encoding T9SS type A sorting domain-containing protein: MTVDSAVVYINDSAVVDTITLSIDTVCSDTTFPVCPDILIISIDSTYDTTYVYTYDTTWIFAYFSFFWQAGGVDANLNPDPSDSIWLEFLAKDSTWNWVWGKKGNAINVGDSIALDFKQEFIAITDNNLAYFHKGFQFKFQSFGRLSGNYDVWHIDYVYLYTNDTLNDDFAFSNSPTSFLSRYSAMPHNQYFVDNSTKSAETADIISVTTNNLRKQQLSMDVLCELSISNESSIDSLIDIILDTTYFTPNQCPNKQYQQCQLNALPDENKLTDFNSALKIKYKFKIESDSTFTSNDTISGFTILDNYYAYDDGSAEYGIGINVPFGRAAYRFILNEPDTLTEIQMYFTQLGENHNGKTFKLMVWKHIDTVNAANDDTLYSKDVQILYQGSINKFDSYKIDSLIWDGIVSDTFYVGWMQYTNDILNIGFDKNTNTNQHIFYNVAGQWIRYDLSEGSMMIRPVFGESGFATAIPEYKTINRSIKIYPNPSDGVVYISAINSPSLQGWVYVYDIKGKLIVMQNLLHNNNSHQIDLSGYPDGMYFLKFAGKNLNVNKKLILIK, from the coding sequence ATGACTGTTGATTCTGCTGTTGTTTATATTAATGATTCTGCTGTTGTTGATACTATAACATTATCCATTGATACCGTTTGTTCCGATACTACTTTCCCTGTATGCCCTGATATCCTTATTATCTCAATAGACAGTACCTATGATACTACTTATGTTTATACATATGATACCACTTGGATATTTGCGTATTTTAGTTTTTTCTGGCAAGCCGGTGGTGTAGATGCAAATTTGAATCCTGACCCTTCTGATTCGATCTGGTTAGAGTTTCTGGCTAAAGATAGTACATGGAATTGGGTTTGGGGGAAAAAAGGGAATGCAATAAATGTAGGAGATAGTATTGCGTTAGATTTTAAGCAGGAATTCATTGCAATTACTGATAATAACCTTGCCTATTTTCACAAAGGCTTTCAATTTAAATTTCAATCATTTGGCCGCCTTTCCGGCAATTATGATGTCTGGCACATAGATTATGTTTACCTTTATACAAACGATACATTAAATGATGATTTTGCTTTTAGTAATTCTCCTACATCTTTTCTTAGCAGATATTCAGCAATGCCTCATAATCAATACTTTGTTGATAATTCCACAAAAAGCGCTGAAACTGCTGATATCATATCCGTTACTACTAATAATTTAAGAAAACAGCAGCTTTCAATGGATGTTTTATGTGAATTATCTATAAGTAATGAAAGCAGCATTGATTCATTGATTGATATCATTCTTGACACTACCTATTTCACTCCTAATCAATGTCCAAATAAACAATATCAACAATGTCAATTAAATGCATTACCTGATGAAAACAAATTAACAGATTTTAATAGTGCACTTAAAATAAAATACAAATTTAAGATTGAAAGTGATAGCACATTTACATCAAACGACACAATCTCCGGTTTTACAATCTTAGACAATTACTACGCGTACGATGACGGCAGCGCAGAATATGGCATTGGAATAAACGTACCTTTTGGCAGAGCAGCATATAGATTTATTCTCAACGAGCCCGATACACTTACCGAAATACAAATGTACTTTACCCAATTAGGCGAAAACCATAACGGCAAAACTTTTAAGCTCATGGTATGGAAACATATTGATACTGTAAATGCTGCAAACGATGATACTTTATACTCAAAAGACGTGCAGATTCTATACCAGGGAAGCATAAACAAATTTGACAGCTATAAAATTGATTCTCTTATATGGGACGGTATAGTCAGCGATACTTTTTATGTAGGCTGGATGCAATACACCAACGATATTCTAAATATTGGCTTTGATAAAAATACCAATACCAACCAGCATATTTTTTATAATGTTGCCGGACAATGGATCAGGTACGACCTTTCGGAAGGAAGTATGATGATAAGGCCCGTTTTTGGTGAATCCGGTTTCGCTACTGCAATACCTGAATATAAAACTATAAACAGATCAATAAAAATATACCCCAATCCTTCTGATGGTGTGGTTTATATATCAGCTATCAATAGTCCATCACTTCAGGGATGGGTCTACGTTTATGATATTAAAGGCAAGCTCATTGTAATGCAAAATTTACTACACAATAATAACTCCCATCAAATTGATCTGTCTGGCTACCCCGATGGGATGTATTTTTTGAAATTTGCAGGTAAAAACCTCAATGTTAATAAAAAGCTTATCTTGATCAAATGA